The stretch of DNA GTTCATTGAGTCCGAGGTTCTGTCAGGTCTTAGGTTGATTGCGACACCTGTCAAAAATCGGTTGATAAAAATAAACGATGGATGGAATTTTATCGGGACATATACCAAGTTAAAAATACCAAAACAGTCTATATGTTCGAAGGCAACAAGTAGCAGATTCCAAATATCCATGTTACCGACCCCAAAATCCCATATCGCTCATTTATGATATTCATAGATGGTGCTATCTAAGAAATAAAATGCGGAATACATTTGGACACGATAATATAAAATTTGGTATATTATCATCGCTTCTTGTTCAGAGTCAAATTCTCTTGGGGTAATCAATATGGAACTTGTAAGGGTATATTATTACGATGCAATAGTTGATTTTAGAGATGATTCAGAAAAACATCAAGAGCAAGAGTCTTATTTTAAGAGGATTCAAAAAATTAATAATTACGAAGTTAAACTTGGGAGACTTATAAAAACAGGCAAGAATAACAATGATTATCGACAAAAAGGGGTTGATGTTCTTTTGGCGATTGATATGATTAGTAAAGCCCATTTAGATCACTATGATATTGCGCTTCTTTTAGCAGGGGATGATGATTATTTAGACATGGTAAAATCAATAAAAGATTTTACTGGGAGAAGG from Candidatus Methanoperedens sp. encodes:
- a CDS encoding NYN domain-containing protein, whose protein sequence is MELVRVYYYDAIVDFRDDSEKHQEQESYFKRIQKINNYEVKLGRLIKTGKNNNDYRQKGVDVLLAIDMISKAHLDHYDIALLLAGDDDYLDMVKSIKDFTGRRVYGAYFENSASKRLVEFFDMRIPMTDDMI